TAGCTCGAAGGCCGCGAGCCACCGAACCCGAGCGAACGAAGATGCTACTCCTTCCGAAGTGTAGCGCGTGTGAAAGCGTTCCGCCCTCAGGTGGATCGCGATAGATTTCCCGGCGACCATAGCGGAGGGGAAACACCCGATCCCATTCCGAACTCGGAAGTTAAGCCCTCCAGCGCCGATGGTACTGGGCTGGCGACGGCCCGGGAGAGTAGGTCGTTGCCGGGAAGCTCTGTAAGGGAGAGGTTCCCAAAAAGGAGCCTCTCCCTTTCTTGTTTCTATAGACCAAGAGCAAGAAGGATCACCCCCCACTTTCACCCCGTGGCGCATTGGCCTGTCCAGACAGCTTGACCCGCCTTGCGCCACAGCCCCGCGTTGGGGGCTCCAGAGCGGCTGCGGGAGAGCCGCTACCCCCTCGGACACCTCTTGAGATCTCCCATTCAGTATCCGCCTGGGAAAACTGCTCAACCCCGGAAGTAGAGGTACATCGCAACGATGGCCAGCAGGACCACCGCCGAGCTAAGGATATCCCCGACGGTGCGGCTCGCACGCGACCGGGCGCGATGTTCCTCCGAAAGCGTGCCGTAGGTCAGACCGGAGATCCGCTTGTAGTCCGGCTCCTCCGTGAAGTAGCTCACCAGGATCATCACGGCCACGCTGACGACAAAGATCAGGAGGCTGTAGTACTGGAAGTAGATGTTGTTCACGATCCACAGGAACGAGCCCTCCGGATAAGAGAAGCCCTCGATCATCTTCACGGGCGTGTCGACGATCAGGCGGAAGACGCCGAGGAGAAAACCCACACCTAACGCCGCCAGACAGCCCTTACTGTTGAGGCGCTTCATGAACACGCCGAAGAAGAAGACGACGAAGATCGGGGGAGCCAGATAGGCCTGGACGCCTTGCAGGTAATCGTAGAGACCCTTCCCGCCGCGAATGACCGGGATCCAGGCCAATCCGATCACAACCATGGCCGTGGTAGCGATTCTCCCCATCCACACTAGGTGCCGCTCCGACACGTTCGGCCGCAGGCGGGAGTAGAAATCCATGGTGAACAGGGTGGAGGAGGCGTTGAATACCCCAGCGAGAGAACTCATCAGGGCGGCCAGCAGTCCAGCGACCACCATGCCCCGGACCCCCACCGGCAAGACGTGAGCTACCAGCAGCGGGAAGGCCTTCTGTGCACTGGCTCGGACGATCTGGCCCTGGGCGTCCAGGAGCTCTTGCTGGATCGCCAGCACCTTGCCGCTCTTGGCTAGGGCGAAAGCGATGATACCGGGGATGATAAATAGCCAGACCGGCGTCAACTTGAAGAAGGCCGCAGCGATGGCCCCTCGCCGTGCTTCCTGCTCGTTTGGGGCCCCGAGGGTTCGCTGCACAATGTACTGGTCGGTGCACCAATACCAGAGGCCGATGATCGGCGCGCAGAAGAGCATTCCGACCCAGGGGTAGTTATCATTGAAATACCAGGCCATACGGGTAGCTTCTTTCACCGGAGCCCAGGTGCCCTCGACCCCTGGCGGAACAAGGGGCTTCCACAGGTTGAACATCTCGGAGCCGGCCAGGGCCCGGAGCTCGCTCCACCCGCCTAGGGCTCTGAGGCCGAATACCGTGGCGAGCAGGGAGCCCAGGATAAGGATGATCGTCTGCACGGCCTCTGTGTACGCGACGGCCCGCAGGCCCCCAAGCACCGTGTACACACCAGTGAACAGAATCACCAGGATTGACCCGACCCAGAAGCTGTCCATGCCCAGGAAATTTACCTCGGGCAGGAGCACGCTGAACACAAGTCCCCCCGCGTAGATCCCGACAGCGATTTTCGTCAGAACGTAGGCGACAAGGGAAATGGCAGACAGCAGGGTGCGGGCCGAAGGCGAAAAGCGCTTCTCGAGGAACTCGGGCATGGTGAACACGCGAGACCTTATGTAAAAGGGCACCATCACCCAGGCCAGGACCAGAAGACACCAGGCGTGCAGCTCGTAGTGGGCCATGGCGACGCCGTCCGTGGCCCCGGAGCCAGCCAGTCCCACCAGATGCTCAGATCCGATATTGGAGGCGAAGATGGAGGCCCCCACGATAAACCATCCCAAGTGCCGGCCAGCCAGGAAGTAATCGTCGGCCGTCTCCTGACGGCGACGCATCACCCACCAGGCAATCCCCAGGAGCAGGGCGAAATACCCGACGATGATCAGCCAGTCGATCCATTGCAGGACTTGCATCTCCGCTTCTCCTTTCCGGGTTACAGAGACAGAATCTCTCGGCGCAATTTGAACGGATCTTCCGCCTGCAGTCCTCGGATACGCGCGCTCACCGCGTGAAAGAGGGCCTTTTGTTTCCGGTACACCTCGCGGAATTCAGGTCGAGGCCTCTTGCGACGGCTCTCATCAAACTTCAGGAACGGCTGGACCACTTCCCGGATGGGCATCGGTTGTCCGTTGCTCTTATGCCACACCCAGGCGGCGTGCAGGGCGGCTCCCAGGGCAGCCCCCTCGCCTTCAACCGGGACAGTCTCGGCTTCAAAAATATCCGCGATCATCTGACACCAGGCGTGCGAGCGTGTCAGTCCCCCGGTGAGGCGTATCTCCTTTGTCTTCACCGGCATCTTCTGAAAGCCGTCCACCATGTTCAGCACATGTCCCTCCAGAACGGCTCGCGCCAGATATTCGGGCGTAAAATCATCCAACCCAAATCCAAAGTAGATCGCCGTCGCCCAGGGGAGGTCCGGAGTGCGTTCCCCCATGTACCACGGTACCAGGAGACGTCCCCCATTGCCGGGCGGGGTCTTCTCCACCAACTTCGTGAATTCCTCATGGGTCAGGCCGTAAACGCGCAGGAGTTCATTGTAGCCGTTCGCCATGTTGGACACACAGAGGAGAGGGAGATACTTACCGGTGCTGTCGCAGAAGAGGGCAATTTCTCCGGTGGGGTCGACGTACGGTTCGTGGAGCACGGTATAGGCGGTGCCGCTTGTCCCAAGGCTAATGGTGACGATCCCCGGCTCCACGTTCCCCGTGGCCACGGCGCCGTACATGTTGTCGCCCGAGCCGGCGTCGATCAGACAATCGGGCGAAAAACCGAAGCGCTGCACCAGCTGGGGCGAAATCTTCCCGATCGGCTCGTCCGAAGGTTTCACCGGCGGCAGCTTCTCCCAGAGGTCGGGTGCAATGGCCTCGACCACCTTCTTCGACCATTGTCGCGTCCTGGGATTCCACAAAGCCATACCGGAGACATCCCCCGGCTCCATCACCTTTACCCCCCCTGTCAGATACCAGTTGATGTAGTTGTGCACCAGGAACAGCGTCTTGCTCTTCCGGTAGTTCTCGGGCTCGTGGCGGACCATGTGGAAGATCTTGGCGGCCGTGTAGCCCGGGCGCTGGCTGTTTCCGACCTCTTCGAGCATGGCCTGCAAACCGCCTACCTTTTCGGTCAGGATCTGGCACTCCTCGGCCGTAGAGTAGTCGTTCCACAGCTTGCTCGTCGGCCGGGCCAGCTGGTCATTCTCGTCCAGAGCAACCAGGCCATGTTGCTGTCCCGAAACCGACATGCAGCGCACCTGGTGGAGGGGGACGCCAGCTTGCCTTGCCCTTTCGAAAACGCCGTCCACCGCCTCCAACCACATGCGAGGATCCGCTTCCGAGACTCCTTCGGGCTGTCCCTGGATCACTCCGTCCTTGGTGCCGTAGTGGGGTAGATCCTGGTCGTAGTTTACTGCCGTGACGTAGGTAACCTCCTTCTGGTCGAAGTCAATGACCACGAGCTTGCAGCTTTGGGTGGACACATCGAGTCCCGCGAAGAGCTTACTCATGGCACACTACCTCCCTGAATGGTTATCGCCTTCTGGTCTGGGGCTTGTCCTTCGTTGCCAGCGGGCAGGGGGACATTTCCCTGAGGGCTTGAAGCGTAGAGGGGAAGGCCGGGCCTTACGTTGCGCTCCATCTGACCCCGTGAGGTGGACCCGAGAGCCATTGCTCGCTCGGCTTGTCTCGCCTTTCGAAAAGCAGCGATAGTTAGGCGGGCCAGACACAAAAGAACTTCGTGAGGTCGTGCCAACTGCCGCAGAAAGATAAACAACTCTCGCAGATTCAGTCAAGAAGCGAGAAGTCCGCTCCCGGCCTCGCCTGAAGAAAGGACAGCGGCGCCTACGCGATCGGAATCCTCGACTTGTTCCGGTACCGCGATCCGTACGCACTCCGCCGCTTTCCGAGCTATTGTACAGGGAGCGCGCCATGAATCCGTCGCATTAAGATAGGCAACCTGAACCCCCTGGGATCCTGCGCAGATGTGCAAACAGTCGCCAGGTCGTACCAGAGGAGGATCAGAGGCCCAGGCTTTCGCTCCTGTCGGCTTCAGATCTGCCGAGCCGGTTCACCGTACAGTCTTCCGCGGAGGGTTCTTGCGGCTCAGGTGCGAGCTGGCCAGTCGGAGAGACAGGCCCGCAGGTTCGGTACCGGGTCGGCGCGTAGTGGCCTTGGCCCATAATAGGCAGAAGAAAGCTACGGCCTACCCTTGCGGCTGGAGTCACGCGAAAAGGCCCTCGAAATCCCGACGGAGGTCGAGGGGATCGCTGCCGAGGTTCCGCTGGCGCCTGGTCGGGAAAGCGGGTGCGGGACGGCAGACTATTCCCTAACAGCCCTGCGGAACGCATCTTCCCCGCTGAGAAAGACGGCCAGGCGAAGCACATGAAAAGGGGTGCACCAGACTGAATCTGGATGAGGGGCGGCCCACTGCCGTGTGAAGGTTCCTCCCCTCGATTTGTCTTGAGCCATATGCCCTGGGGCCTCGCCCATTCGGGTCGCGGATCTTGAGGCGATTCCGGGCGAAACTTCGCGGCAGCGATGGGTAAACTTCGGGTAACTCGGGCAAGGCGATCTGCGGCGTTCCTCTCACCCCCGCCTCGCCGAACGGAACGTGGTCCGCCGGGGTTCGACGCTCATTGCCCTCTGCGCCTATCTTCGCTGGAGACGCTTACAGCTCCGGCGGTACTTCGATCCCTCGGCGTTCCAGGAGGGTGCCCTCCATCACGTACAGATTGGTGAGGGCGCTGAGGTAGTCGACGATGGCGCGGACCTCCGCCAGCTGGCTGCTGACCAGGTCCCGCTGCACCTGTAGCACCAGAAGGTTGGTCGACTTGCCGACGCGGAATTTTTCCACCTCCGCTTGAAGATTCTTTTCCTGCAGGGCGCGCGCCTCCTGCGAGGCGTGTATCTGTTGCCGTGTGCGCTGCACCTCGATGTAGGCGCTGCGGACGTCCTTCTCGACGAGCCTCTCCATGTTGGCCAGGGCGAGTTCGAGCTGTTCGCGCGTCTTCAGGGCGCGCGAGTACTGGGCTCTGGCCCTGAGGTCGATCACCGGCATCTCGAAGGAAACGCCTGTGGTCAGCACGTAGAAGGGGCTGCTCGGGTCTGGTGTTGCTTCCTTGAATGCCCGGGAGTAGGACGTCCTGCCCATTGTGATCAGCAGGTCCAGGCGAGGCAGGAGGCCGTTGCGTGTGCGCGCCACTTCCAACTTGCCCTGCTGTAGGGCCAGGCGTGCCTGGGCCAGGTCAGGTCGATGGCGCTTGGCCAGTTCCAAGTGCACTTCGAGGGGCTCAAGGGAATCGGCCCGGAGGGAAGGCGGATCGATGGGCAGAGGGACAATCTGCCAGTTTGCTTCCTCAGGGTTCAACACGTAGAGAAGGTTGAGGCGGGCCTGCTCGTAGGCACTCTCTGCGTTGATCAGATCGCTGCGCCTTCGCGCCACCTCGGCCCGCACAGAGGCCAGCTCCAGCTCCGAAAGCTTGCCCACTGCCACGCGTTCCTGCGACTCGGCGAGCTGCCGCTCCGCCAGATCGAGCGACTGCTTGCGGATTTCCAGTTCCCTCTGGGCCAGGTAGACCCCCCAGTAACTGGCCTCAACATCCTGCACCAGCCGCTCCGCCAGGGCTTTGAGCTCGTAGCGTGAGATTTCGAGGTCGAGCCGAGCTCTGCGGAGGGAAGCCAGGGTTGCGCAAAAGCCGAAGCCGCGCAGCAGAGGCTGGGTGACCGTGAACCCGATGCTGCCGGCGTACTGGGGAAGATAAATGTTGGTGGTCGTTCCCGACATCGAGGCCTCGAAGCTCACAAGCGTGCCCGTGGGGAGGGAGGTCGCCAGAGCTGCGTTATAGCCGGTGCGGCGAGTTGTCATTTCGAAGGGCTGGGGTCGCGTGCCCAGGAATCGCTGAACGAAGCTTTTTTCCCGGCTGTACGAGGCAGTGAGGGAGGGCTCGAACGCGGCCATCTGTTCTGCCACGCTCGTCCTGAGGATGGAGGGCCTGTAGCGCTGGATGGTGAATTCCGGGTTACGCTCCAAAGCGGTCAGGATGGCCTCCTGCAGGGTGAGACGAAGGGTATCGCCATCGCCGGCGGCCGCCGGGCAAGCGGAAAGGGCGAAAAGGACCGCGCTTCCGATAAGCAGCGCCCATCGCCTCATCGTGCCTCCCTCGCCAAATTGAGACGCACACCGAACCTGCGCACCAGCTCCTGAAGATCGGCAAAGGCCTCGCTCCAGGCAGCCCTCTCTTCGAAAAGGGAGTACACCACGGGTACCAGGACAAGAGTGACGAGGGTCGAGCTTGCCAATCCGCCGATTACCACCCGCGCCAGGGGGGCTTGCGCTTCTCCCCCCTCCCCGAGGCCCAGGGACAAAGGCAGCAGTCCCAGGATCGTCGTCAAAGCGGTCATTAGGATCGGACGGAGTCGGCGGGACCCGGCCACGCGGATCGCCTCCCTGAGCTCGTAGCCGTGGAGGCGCCGCAACTGATTCGTGTAGTCCACAAGCAGGATGGCATTGTTCACCACGATCCCTGCCAGCATGATGCAGCCGATGAAGGCCTGCATGGTGAAGATCGTGCCGGTCAGGAGGAGCGACAAGGTAACTCC
This genomic stretch from candidate division KSB1 bacterium harbors:
- a CDS encoding sodium:solute symporter; translation: MQVLQWIDWLIIVGYFALLLGIAWWVMRRRQETADDYFLAGRHLGWFIVGASIFASNIGSEHLVGLAGSGATDGVAMAHYELHAWCLLVLAWVMVPFYIRSRVFTMPEFLEKRFSPSARTLLSAISLVAYVLTKIAVGIYAGGLVFSVLLPEVNFLGMDSFWVGSILVILFTGVYTVLGGLRAVAYTEAVQTIILILGSLLATVFGLRALGGWSELRALAGSEMFNLWKPLVPPGVEGTWAPVKEATRMAWYFNDNYPWVGMLFCAPIIGLWYWCTDQYIVQRTLGAPNEQEARRGAIAAAFFKLTPVWLFIIPGIIAFALAKSGKVLAIQQELLDAQGQIVRASAQKAFPLLVAHVLPVGVRGMVVAGLLAALMSSLAGVFNASSTLFTMDFYSRLRPNVSERHLVWMGRIATTAMVVIGLAWIPVIRGGKGLYDYLQGVQAYLAPPIFVVFFFGVFMKRLNSKGCLAALGVGFLLGVFRLIVDTPVKMIEGFSYPEGSFLWIVNNIYFQYYSLLIFVVSVAVMILVSYFTEEPDYKRISGLTYGTLSEEHRARSRASRTVGDILSSAVVLLAIVAMYLYFRG
- a CDS encoding FGGY family carbohydrate kinase, whose translation is MSKLFAGLDVSTQSCKLVVIDFDQKEVTYVTAVNYDQDLPHYGTKDGVIQGQPEGVSEADPRMWLEAVDGVFERARQAGVPLHQVRCMSVSGQQHGLVALDENDQLARPTSKLWNDYSTAEECQILTEKVGGLQAMLEEVGNSQRPGYTAAKIFHMVRHEPENYRKSKTLFLVHNYINWYLTGGVKVMEPGDVSGMALWNPRTRQWSKKVVEAIAPDLWEKLPPVKPSDEPIGKISPQLVQRFGFSPDCLIDAGSGDNMYGAVATGNVEPGIVTISLGTSGTAYTVLHEPYVDPTGEIALFCDSTGKYLPLLCVSNMANGYNELLRVYGLTHEEFTKLVEKTPPGNGGRLLVPWYMGERTPDLPWATAIYFGFGLDDFTPEYLARAVLEGHVLNMVDGFQKMPVKTKEIRLTGGLTRSHAWCQMIADIFEAETVPVEGEGAALGAALHAAWVWHKSNGQPMPIREVVQPFLKFDESRRKRPRPEFREVYRKQKALFHAVSARIRGLQAEDPFKLRREILSL
- a CDS encoding TolC family protein, with the protein product MRRWALLIGSAVLFALSACPAAAGDGDTLRLTLQEAILTALERNPEFTIQRYRPSILRTSVAEQMAAFEPSLTASYSREKSFVQRFLGTRPQPFEMTTRRTGYNAALATSLPTGTLVSFEASMSGTTTNIYLPQYAGSIGFTVTQPLLRGFGFCATLASLRRARLDLEISRYELKALAERLVQDVEASYWGVYLAQRELEIRKQSLDLAERQLAESQERVAVGKLSELELASVRAEVARRRSDLINAESAYEQARLNLLYVLNPEEANWQIVPLPIDPPSLRADSLEPLEVHLELAKRHRPDLAQARLALQQGKLEVARTRNGLLPRLDLLITMGRTSYSRAFKEATPDPSSPFYVLTTGVSFEMPVIDLRARAQYSRALKTREQLELALANMERLVEKDVRSAYIEVQRTRQQIHASQEARALQEKNLQAEVEKFRVGKSTNLLVLQVQRDLVSSQLAEVRAIVDYLSALTNLYVMEGTLLERRGIEVPPEL